Proteins co-encoded in one Dasypus novemcinctus isolate mDasNov1 chromosome 18, mDasNov1.1.hap2, whole genome shotgun sequence genomic window:
- the DPEP1 gene encoding dipeptidase 1 isoform X1, with translation MAAPVPAIISTCQPAGKRKGQRGKERRAAFQGQFSEAVTGTIRRPALAPGSVTKEDGGGQNDRRPPCSLPSWRCPAVTASPQTRTPRHNDLPWQLLKKFNNELRDARANLSLLQDTHTNIPKLRAGLVGGQFWSAYTPCDTQNKDTVRRTLEQIDVIHRMCQMYPGTFMCVNSSAGIEQAFREKKVASLVGVEGGHSIDSSLGVLRAFYHLGMRYLTLTHSCNTPWADNWLVDTGGEAARSRGLSDFGKLVVKEMNRLGVIIDLAHVSVATMKEALDLSKAPVIFSHSSAYSLCPHRRNVPDDVLQMVKAKHSLVMVNFYNDYVSCKEEATLQQVADHLDYIKKVAGAEAVGFGGDFDGVSRLPVGLEDVSTYPDLVAELLRRNWTEAEVRGALADNLLRVFRAVEQVSSHLQAPEEKPIPLEQLEGSCRTQYGYSGARSLCHGPAALLVAFAPLLFGWGLL, from the exons ATGGCTGCACCAGTTCCTGCCATCATATCCACCTGCCAGCCagcaggaaagagaaagggacaaaggggCAAAGAGCGAAGAGCTGCCTTCCAAGGGCAGTTTTCGGAAGCTGTCACAGGAACGATCAGACGGCCAGCTCTGGCCCCAGGTTCTGTTACCAAAGAGGATGGTGGGGGACAGAATGACCGGAGGCCTCCCTGCTCACTGCCGTCCTGGCGCTGCCCAGCAGTCACTGCGTCCCCTCAGACCAGGACCCCTCG GCACAACGACCTGCCCTGGCAGCTGCTGAAGAAGTTCAACAATGAGCTGCGCGACGCCAGGGCCAACCTCAGCCTCCTGCAGGACACCCACACCAACATCCCCAAGCTGCGTGCCGGCCTCGTGGGCGGCCAG ttctGGTCTGCGTACACACCCTGTGACACCCAGAACAAGGACACGGTGAGGAGGACGCTGGAGCAGATCGACGTCATCCACCGCATGTGCCAGATGTACCCGGGCACGTTCATGTGTGTCAACAGCAGCGCAG GCATCGAGCAGGCCTTCCGGGAGAAGAAGGTGGCCAGCCTGGTGGGCGTGGAGGGCGGCCACTCCATCGACAGCAGCCTGGGGGTGCTGCGCGCCTTCTACCACCTGGGCATGCGGTACCTGACCCTCACCCACAGCTGCAACACGCCCTG GGCTGACAACTGGCTGGTGGACACAGGGGGCGAGGCGGCCCGGAGCCGCGGCCTGTCAGACTTCGGGAAG CTGGTGGTGAAGGAGATGAACCGCCTGGGGGTCATCATCGACCTGGCCCACGTGTCCGTGGCCACCATGAAGGAGGCCCTGGACCTGTCCAAGGCGCCCGTCATCTTCAGCCACTCCTCGGCCTACAGCCTGTGCCCGCACCGGCGCAACGTGCCCGACGACGTGCTGCAGATGGTG AAGGCGAAACACAGTCTGGTGATGGTCAACTTCTACAACGACTATGTTTCCTGCAAAGAGGAAGCCACCCTGCAGCAAGTGGCAG ACCACCTGGACTACATCAAGAAGGTGGCTGGCGCTGAAGCCGTGGGCTTTGGGGGCGACTTCGACGGGGTGTCCAG GCTACCTGTGGGCCTGGAAGACGTGTCCACGTACCCAGACCTGGTCGCCGAGCTGCTCAGGAGGAACTGGACGGAGGCGGAGGTCAGGGGGGCCCTGGCCGACAACCTGCTGAGAGTCTTCAGGGCCGTGGAGCAG GTGAGCAGCCACCTGCAAGCCCCTGAGGAGAAGCCCATCCCGCTGGAGCAGCTGGAAGGTTCCTGCAGGACCCAGTACGGCTACTCAGGGGCCCGCAGCCTCTGCCACGGGCCGGCAGCCCTGCTGGTTGCCTTCGCGCCCCTCCTCTTTGGCTGGGGCCTTCTGTGA
- the CHMP1A gene encoding charged multivesicular body protein 1a: MDDTLFQLKFTAKQLEKLAKKAEKDSKAEQTKVKKALQQKNVECARVYAENAIRKKNEGVNWLRMASRVDAVASKVQTAVTMKGVTKNMAQVAKALDKALSSMDLQKVSAVMDKFEQQVQNLDVHTSVMEDSMSSATTLTTPQEQVDSLIVQIAEENGLEVMDQLSQLPEGASAVGESSTRSQEDQLSRRLAALRN; the protein is encoded by the exons ATGGACG ATACACTGTTCCAGTTGAAG TTCACAGCAAAGCAGCTGGAAAAGCTGGCCAAGAAGGCGGAGAAGGACTCCAAGGCCGAGCAAACCAAAGTGAAGAAG GCCCTTCAGCAGAAGAACGTGGAGTGTGCACGTGTGTATGCAGAGAACGCCATCCGCAAGAAGAATGAGGGGGTGAACTGGCTGCGGATGGCGTCCCGCGTGGATGCCGTGGCCTCCAAGGTCCAGACGGCCGTGACCATGAAGGGG GTGACAAAGAACATGGCGCAGGTGGCCAAGGCCCTGGACAAGGCCCTCAGCTCCATGGACCTGCAGAAGGTCTCCGCGGTGATGGACAAGTTCGAGCAGCAGGTCCAGAACCTGGACGTGCACACGTCG GTGATGGAGGACTCCATGAGCTCGGCCACCACCCTGACCACGCCGCAGGAGCAGGTGGACAGCCTCATCGTGCAGATCGCCGAGGAGAACGGCCTGGAGGTCATGGACCAGCTCAGCCAGCTGCCCGAGGGCGCCTCTGCCGTGGGCGAGAGCTCCACGCGCAGCCAGGAGGACCAGCTGTCGCGCAG GTTGGCAGCCCTGAGGAACTAG
- the DPEP1 gene encoding dipeptidase 1 isoform X2: MPARWWLCALVAVCAADPFRDEAVRIMSSTPVIDGHNDLPWQLLKKFNNELRDARANLSLLQDTHTNIPKLRAGLVGGQFWSAYTPCDTQNKDTVRRTLEQIDVIHRMCQMYPGTFMCVNSSAGIEQAFREKKVASLVGVEGGHSIDSSLGVLRAFYHLGMRYLTLTHSCNTPWADNWLVDTGGEAARSRGLSDFGKLVVKEMNRLGVIIDLAHVSVATMKEALDLSKAPVIFSHSSAYSLCPHRRNVPDDVLQMVKAKHSLVMVNFYNDYVSCKEEATLQQVADHLDYIKKVAGAEAVGFGGDFDGVSRLPVGLEDVSTYPDLVAELLRRNWTEAEVRGALADNLLRVFRAVEQVSSHLQAPEEKPIPLEQLEGSCRTQYGYSGARSLCHGPAALLVAFAPLLFGWGLL, translated from the exons ATGCCGGCCCGCTGGTGGCTCTGCGCGCTGGTGGCCGTCTGCGCGGCCGACCCGTTCCGGGACGAGGCGGTGAGGATCATGAGCAGCACGCCCGTCATCGACGG GCACAACGACCTGCCCTGGCAGCTGCTGAAGAAGTTCAACAATGAGCTGCGCGACGCCAGGGCCAACCTCAGCCTCCTGCAGGACACCCACACCAACATCCCCAAGCTGCGTGCCGGCCTCGTGGGCGGCCAG ttctGGTCTGCGTACACACCCTGTGACACCCAGAACAAGGACACGGTGAGGAGGACGCTGGAGCAGATCGACGTCATCCACCGCATGTGCCAGATGTACCCGGGCACGTTCATGTGTGTCAACAGCAGCGCAG GCATCGAGCAGGCCTTCCGGGAGAAGAAGGTGGCCAGCCTGGTGGGCGTGGAGGGCGGCCACTCCATCGACAGCAGCCTGGGGGTGCTGCGCGCCTTCTACCACCTGGGCATGCGGTACCTGACCCTCACCCACAGCTGCAACACGCCCTG GGCTGACAACTGGCTGGTGGACACAGGGGGCGAGGCGGCCCGGAGCCGCGGCCTGTCAGACTTCGGGAAG CTGGTGGTGAAGGAGATGAACCGCCTGGGGGTCATCATCGACCTGGCCCACGTGTCCGTGGCCACCATGAAGGAGGCCCTGGACCTGTCCAAGGCGCCCGTCATCTTCAGCCACTCCTCGGCCTACAGCCTGTGCCCGCACCGGCGCAACGTGCCCGACGACGTGCTGCAGATGGTG AAGGCGAAACACAGTCTGGTGATGGTCAACTTCTACAACGACTATGTTTCCTGCAAAGAGGAAGCCACCCTGCAGCAAGTGGCAG ACCACCTGGACTACATCAAGAAGGTGGCTGGCGCTGAAGCCGTGGGCTTTGGGGGCGACTTCGACGGGGTGTCCAG GCTACCTGTGGGCCTGGAAGACGTGTCCACGTACCCAGACCTGGTCGCCGAGCTGCTCAGGAGGAACTGGACGGAGGCGGAGGTCAGGGGGGCCCTGGCCGACAACCTGCTGAGAGTCTTCAGGGCCGTGGAGCAG GTGAGCAGCCACCTGCAAGCCCCTGAGGAGAAGCCCATCCCGCTGGAGCAGCTGGAAGGTTCCTGCAGGACCCAGTACGGCTACTCAGGGGCCCGCAGCCTCTGCCACGGGCCGGCAGCCCTGCTGGTTGCCTTCGCGCCCCTCCTCTTTGGCTGGGGCCTTCTGTGA